A region of Candidatus Roizmanbacteria bacterium DNA encodes the following proteins:
- a CDS encoding helix-turn-helix domain-containing protein, whose product MNELISILLSIKTEKEMREFLLGLLTPKEIEELPKRIQIVKMLKRGVPQHEIAQKLGVGVATVTRGSKEVQRGKFSNVA is encoded by the coding sequence ATGAATGAATTAATTTCTATTCTGTTATCGATCAAAACCGAAAAGGAAATGAGAGAATTTCTTTTGGGTCTTTTGACTCCGAAGGAGATAGAGGAGCTTCCCAAACGCATACAGATTGTAAAAATGCTCAAAAGGGGAGTCCCGCAGCATGAGATTGCCCAAAAGCTCGGTGTCGGCGTTGCAACCGTGACGCGTGGATCAAAAGAGGTTCAAAGAGGAAAATTTTCAAACGTTGCCTAA
- a CDS encoding TldD/PmbA family protein translates to MLNDADGILSKIPSHVDYADVRIVEQESEDIATKDGVVEALSSSSSKGYNVRILKDGVWGFAASHDMSTMGVDETIAKALAITDASLKHKTTDVKLDNSKPVQGSYKTPFQEDPFQVPTEEKLELLVAADKALRVSDKIVVSQASYQANREKKYFVSTSGSKIEQEIIWTGAGIEASAVDGTEFQNRSYPNSFRGQNQTRGFELVRDLDLVENAPRVGQEAVDLLTADLCPSGEFDLILDGNQLALQIHESCGHAVELDRALGYEASYAGTSFLTPDKLFDFRYGSDIVNLTADATIPGGLGTFGYDDEGVPAQRTYLVKNGIFQDYITSRDTVSKLHEINPKYNKRSNGTVRASSWSRLPMIRMTNINLEPGGEEGTGKAWTLDDLIKDTEYGILMSTNRSWSIDDKRYNFQFGTEIGWEIKNGKKGRMLRNPTYQGITPQFWNSCDAICGRDEWTVWGTPNCGKGQPSQVMYTGHGASPARFRKVKVGVVKW, encoded by the coding sequence ATGCTCAATGATGCAGACGGCATCCTCTCGAAAATACCTTCACATGTTGATTATGCCGATGTAAGGATTGTAGAACAGGAATCAGAAGATATTGCCACAAAAGACGGAGTCGTTGAAGCACTTTCTTCATCCTCCTCAAAAGGTTACAATGTCAGGATTCTGAAAGACGGTGTTTGGGGCTTTGCGGCATCTCATGACATGTCGACTATGGGTGTAGACGAAACAATCGCAAAAGCACTTGCAATTACCGATGCTTCTTTAAAGCACAAGACAACTGACGTAAAGCTCGATAATTCGAAACCGGTTCAGGGTTCGTACAAAACTCCTTTTCAGGAAGACCCGTTTCAGGTACCGACGGAAGAGAAACTTGAACTTCTTGTTGCGGCTGATAAAGCGCTGAGAGTCAGCGATAAAATCGTCGTTTCACAGGCATCTTATCAGGCCAATCGGGAAAAGAAATATTTTGTTTCAACAAGCGGATCAAAAATCGAACAGGAAATCATTTGGACTGGGGCGGGGATTGAAGCATCAGCCGTAGACGGGACAGAGTTTCAAAACCGCTCATACCCAAATTCTTTTCGGGGGCAGAATCAGACCAGGGGATTCGAATTAGTACGGGATTTAGATCTCGTAGAAAATGCACCGCGTGTCGGTCAGGAAGCAGTTGACTTGCTCACGGCAGATTTGTGTCCGAGCGGGGAATTCGATCTCATCCTGGACGGAAATCAACTTGCTCTTCAGATTCATGAAAGCTGCGGACATGCCGTAGAACTTGATCGGGCCCTCGGGTATGAGGCCTCATATGCCGGCACCAGCTTTTTGACACCTGACAAATTATTTGATTTCAGATACGGTTCCGATATTGTCAACCTGACTGCAGATGCGACCATACCCGGAGGATTGGGGACATTCGGATACGACGATGAAGGTGTACCCGCACAGCGCACGTATTTGGTAAAAAACGGCATTTTTCAGGATTATATCACGTCGCGTGATACCGTTTCAAAACTCCATGAAATTAATCCGAAATATAATAAACGATCAAACGGCACAGTCCGTGCTTCATCATGGAGTAGATTGCCGATGATACGCATGACCAATATTAACCTGGAGCCGGGAGGTGAGGAAGGAACTGGAAAAGCCTGGACCTTGGATGATCTTATCAAAGACACGGAATACGGGATTTTGATGTCTACGAACAGATCCTGGAGTATTGATGACAAGAGATACAATTTTCAGTTCGGGACTGAGATCGGATGGGAAATAAAAAACGGTAAAAAAGGCAGAATGCTCAGAAACCCCACATATCAGGGAATCACTCCGCAGTTCTGGAATTCCTGTGATGCGATATGCGGAAGAGATGAGTGGACTGTCTGGGGAACTCCGAATTGCGGTAAAGGCCAGCCGAGTCAGGTGATGTATACGGGGCATGGAGCAAGTCCGGCCAGATTCAGGAAGGTGAAAGTCGGAGTAGTGAAGTGGTAG
- a CDS encoding NAD-dependent epimerase/dehydratase family protein: MKTVFITGGSGFLGINLIRYLLKKGYKIISYDIVPFDYNDCKKKITAVVGDIRDREKLHKSMKGSDIVIHCAAALPLYSEEDIYSTDIDGTKNVIDGAIIHKAERFIHISSTAVYGVPDHHPLYEHDQLIGVGPYGKAKIKAEKMCEEAREKGLIVSIIRPKSFVGPERLGVFALLYDWAKDGHGFPMIGNGRNRYQLLDVEDLCDAIFACMTLDKKAVNDVFNIGAKEFTTMGEDYQAVLDEAGFGKKVIGTPAALVIGVLRILEALKISPLYAWVYETASKDSFVSIEKAEKQLKYRPRFSNKEALIKNYRWYLAHLSDFEGQSGVSHRVPWKQGILSLFKRFL; the protein is encoded by the coding sequence ATGAAAACAGTCTTCATTACAGGAGGGTCAGGATTCTTAGGGATAAATCTTATTCGGTATCTTCTTAAGAAAGGCTACAAGATTATTTCATACGATATTGTTCCGTTTGATTATAATGACTGCAAAAAAAAGATCACCGCAGTTGTCGGAGACATCCGTGACAGGGAAAAACTTCATAAATCGATGAAGGGATCCGACATAGTTATCCACTGTGCAGCGGCGTTACCGCTTTATTCGGAAGAAGACATCTATTCTACCGATATTGACGGGACAAAGAACGTTATTGACGGTGCGATTATCCACAAGGCTGAGCGATTTATCCACATCTCATCCACAGCGGTTTACGGGGTACCGGATCATCATCCTTTGTACGAGCATGACCAGCTCATCGGTGTCGGGCCCTACGGTAAGGCGAAAATCAAGGCTGAAAAAATGTGTGAAGAGGCAAGGGAAAAAGGGCTTATTGTCTCGATTATCCGTCCGAAATCTTTTGTGGGTCCGGAACGTCTGGGGGTATTTGCACTTTTGTACGACTGGGCGAAGGACGGGCACGGTTTTCCGATGATCGGGAACGGCAGAAACCGCTATCAGCTTTTGGATGTCGAAGATCTATGCGATGCGATTTTTGCCTGTATGACCTTGGATAAAAAAGCCGTAAACGATGTATTCAACATCGGAGCTAAAGAGTTTACAACGATGGGGGAAGACTATCAGGCTGTTCTTGATGAAGCAGGCTTCGGTAAAAAGGTGATCGGTACACCGGCAGCACTTGTGATCGGAGTACTGAGAATTCTTGAAGCCTTAAAAATCTCACCTCTGTATGCCTGGGTATATGAGACCGCTTCCAAAGATTCGTTCGTATCGATTGAGAAAGCGGAGAAGCAGCTGAAATACCGGCCACGTTTTTCCAATAAAGAAGCACTTATCAAAAATTACCGTTGGTATTTGGCTCATCTGTCGGATTTTGAAGGGCAAAGCGGAGTTTCTCATCGGGTCCCATGGAAACAGGGAATTCTGAGTCTCTTCAAACGGTTTCTTTAA
- a CDS encoding MgtC/SapB family protein — MELATSLKLLISLAIGAAIGLEREIHQKKDHHKNRSGALLGVRTFSLTTLLGAIAGLLYQDHLILTTLFTASFILIVVSNYIVTAFVTKESGITTELAALLSFLIGALIALELFPMTVTLSLAIVLMLVLAYKDQVKNVVEDIHTREIKAILSYSIIAVIILPFLPNVGITVKQIPYIQQILSSFGHSLSSWGDLEIFNPFKTWLIVAIITGVDLVGYILERMFGKGKGLIVTSLVGGFVSSTATTQSLAVQSTETKHINHLVAAAMLATFASFFSLFIIILPLNPVFTVTIIPTLLILIISFGIASGTFLFLGRKQKHAELGEESAQSREIFSIKPALIFAGLYLSIKLLSNIALEFFGESGFLVTAGLAGLTGLDAMTINIAELSRQTIEMKTAVLAFLIVNAVNLLAKTFYIFLQGKREFVLKYGVTMMIIIVLSFAGLWFL; from the coding sequence ATGGAACTGGCCACATCTCTGAAACTGTTGATTTCCCTTGCAATCGGTGCGGCAATCGGTCTTGAAAGAGAAATTCATCAAAAAAAAGATCATCATAAAAACCGTTCCGGCGCGTTACTCGGCGTACGGACATTTTCTCTCACGACCCTGCTCGGAGCCATAGCAGGGCTTCTGTATCAGGACCATCTTATTCTTACTACCCTTTTTACTGCCTCATTCATACTCATTGTTGTCAGCAATTACATCGTTACCGCATTTGTCACGAAAGAAAGCGGGATTACTACCGAACTGGCGGCCTTGCTGAGTTTTCTTATCGGAGCGTTGATCGCTCTTGAATTGTTTCCCATGACCGTGACATTGTCTCTTGCAATAGTACTCATGCTTGTTTTGGCATACAAAGATCAGGTTAAGAATGTTGTTGAAGATATTCACACCCGAGAGATTAAGGCAATTCTCAGCTACAGTATCATCGCGGTAATCATACTCCCCTTTCTCCCCAATGTCGGTATCACCGTAAAACAGATCCCGTATATCCAACAGATACTCAGTTCATTCGGTCATTCACTGAGCTCCTGGGGTGATCTTGAAATATTTAATCCGTTCAAAACCTGGCTTATCGTGGCGATCATAACAGGTGTAGATCTTGTCGGCTATATTTTAGAGCGGATGTTCGGGAAAGGGAAAGGATTAATTGTCACAAGTCTCGTAGGAGGATTTGTATCATCAACTGCAACAACACAATCACTTGCCGTCCAAAGTACTGAAACCAAGCATATCAATCATCTTGTTGCCGCCGCCATGCTTGCAACCTTTGCCAGTTTCTTTTCATTGTTTATCATAATCCTCCCTCTCAATCCTGTCTTTACCGTAACCATCATTCCGACATTGCTCATTCTTATCATAAGTTTCGGTATTGCAAGCGGCACATTCCTCTTTTTGGGCAGGAAGCAGAAACATGCGGAACTCGGTGAAGAAAGCGCCCAAAGCCGGGAGATTTTTTCGATTAAGCCGGCACTCATATTTGCCGGTCTCTATCTTTCTATCAAACTCCTTTCAAATATCGCGCTTGAGTTTTTCGGAGAAAGCGGATTCCTGGTCACCGCGGGTCTTGCCGGTTTGACAGGACTTGATGCCATGACCATCAACATTGCGGAATTGTCGCGTCAGACAATAGAAATGAAGACGGCCGTACTGGCATTTCTCATTGTGAATGCAGTCAATTTGCTTGCTAAAACCTTCTATATTTTCCTCCAGGGTAAACGGGAGTTTGTGTTGAAGTACGGAGTAACGATGATGATTATCATCGTTCTTTCATTTGCCGGACTCTGGTTTCTGTGA
- a CDS encoding prolipoprotein diacylglyceryl transferase — translation MLPVLLDLGFFKLYTFGIFLVLAFFWGTFFLWKNITLTSYKEDEIFDGVFFALLGGIFVGRIQFVALHFSEFGYDILKFLLLNGYPGIGLLGFLAGFFLFFLIFASWRKINFMRAIDYFIAPFFLAMAIAKLGAFFSGSEIGTQTKFFLALSYQNLDGARHLTALYETLAYFAASFFAYKIVRSIRRGSLYEGFNFVFFVWYVALVTVVFDNLKAFRVSVRDMSFDLVVGSLLLLTVSLYFIYYFRQSIWMSVKRIFSSKKKKK, via the coding sequence ATGCTGCCTGTTTTACTTGATCTCGGGTTTTTCAAACTCTACACATTCGGAATATTTCTTGTACTTGCATTTTTCTGGGGAACTTTCTTTTTGTGGAAAAATATTACGCTTACTTCCTACAAAGAGGATGAAATTTTTGACGGCGTGTTTTTTGCACTTCTCGGCGGGATTTTTGTCGGCAGGATCCAGTTTGTCGCATTGCATTTTTCTGAATTTGGGTACGACATTCTGAAATTTTTATTGTTAAACGGCTATCCCGGAATCGGTCTTTTAGGTTTTCTTGCCGGCTTTTTCCTGTTCTTTTTGATTTTTGCAAGCTGGAGAAAAATCAATTTTATGCGTGCGATCGACTATTTTATTGCACCGTTTTTCCTTGCGATGGCGATTGCAAAGCTCGGAGCATTTTTTTCCGGATCCGAAATCGGGACGCAAACTAAGTTTTTTCTTGCGCTTTCATATCAGAATCTTGATGGTGCCCGGCATTTGACGGCGTTGTATGAGACACTTGCATACTTTGCCGCCAGTTTCTTTGCGTATAAAATCGTTCGGTCAATACGGCGCGGAAGTCTCTATGAAGGCTTTAATTTCGTCTTTTTTGTTTGGTATGTGGCACTTGTTACAGTAGTGTTTGATAATCTGAAAGCATTCAGGGTATCGGTACGGGATATGAGCTTTGATCTAGTTGTTGGCAGTTTGTTGCTCTTGACAGTTAGCCTATACTTCATCTATTATTTTAGGCAATCGATTTGGATGTCTGTAAAAAGAATTTTTTCATCCAAAAAGAAGAAAAAATAA
- a CDS encoding CBS domain-containing protein codes for MKNVKELLKKNDIIRVSPEDTLSQALGQLSSSHDAAFVMDEKDNFLGVINPYHALIQSSAYDGETKVENCLFHPPKINENDTLGRIASMMTQSKVHYLPVFNDKNEFVGITSARRLLGLMRNSVDHMTLGQVLAAKNRPLVTIDENESVSKALVIYKEEKISKLVVVNKQNKVTGLLSYYELIPYLIAPGKRKKGGRGSDEQEPFQKLKIKNYAIRTVLTLQEDKNVSHAIDMMLQQERGSVVVTDKADHPVGIVTTRNILELLQSDTEKKPVQLTSKNFNDAHISVVTELVDYVFEHIQKDDNIRSAEVIAEEAKEGVLFRVAIHLIPDKGKMIVYEREGKDLPGMLRELKGLVRQEK; via the coding sequence ATGAAAAATGTAAAAGAACTGCTGAAGAAGAATGATATCATCCGTGTATCTCCTGAAGATACATTGTCGCAAGCATTAGGACAACTTTCCAGTTCCCATGATGCCGCGTTTGTAATGGATGAAAAGGATAATTTTCTCGGGGTAATCAATCCGTATCATGCCCTGATACAGTCATCCGCATACGACGGTGAAACAAAAGTAGAAAACTGTCTGTTCCATCCGCCGAAAATTAACGAAAACGATACACTGGGGAGAATTGCGAGTATGATGACCCAGTCGAAGGTACATTACCTTCCGGTATTTAATGATAAAAATGAGTTTGTAGGAATCACATCTGCGCGCCGGCTGCTCGGGCTTATGCGTAACAGTGTTGACCACATGACACTCGGTCAGGTACTAGCTGCAAAGAATCGCCCTTTGGTAACTATCGATGAGAATGAATCAGTTTCGAAGGCTTTGGTGATTTATAAAGAAGAAAAGATCTCAAAATTAGTTGTTGTGAATAAACAAAACAAAGTTACTGGTTTACTGAGTTATTATGAATTAATTCCGTATCTGATTGCACCGGGAAAACGGAAAAAGGGCGGCCGCGGGAGTGATGAACAGGAGCCGTTTCAGAAACTCAAAATTAAAAACTACGCAATCAGGACAGTTCTGACACTTCAGGAAGATAAAAATGTATCACACGCCATAGATATGATGCTTCAACAGGAGCGGGGAAGTGTCGTTGTGACAGATAAGGCTGATCATCCTGTAGGTATTGTGACAACAAGAAATATATTGGAATTACTGCAGAGTGATACGGAGAAAAAGCCCGTCCAGCTGACATCTAAGAACTTCAATGATGCACACATCTCCGTTGTAACGGAACTCGTTGACTACGTCTTTGAACACATTCAGAAGGATGACAATATCAGAAGTGCCGAAGTTATTGCCGAAGAAGCAAAAGAAGGAGTGCTGTTCAGGGTTGCAATTCATCTGATTCCAGATAAAGGGAAAATGATTGTGTATGAGCGCGAGGGGAAAGATCTGCCCGGCATGCTCCGTGAGCTGAAGGGTCTCGTGAGACAGGAGAAGTGA
- a CDS encoding glycosyltransferase family 39 protein gives MSKLTIKDILTAFILMIVAAIPRVILVDKIPLGIHGDEAWTALDALKIINEGPIPAYSLSALGQPSGPAYLTALFFRLFGTSVTTLRLSMAFFGIITVPLFYFFIKKLYGSTVSVIMTILFSNSLIHLHYSRIGFMLISAPLFVIGTLYFFSTFLLDKKYRSLMLSAVFCGLGMYSYNSYILFPPLLFLAFLYLWIIRRITWRHVTVFMLTFFVSASLLLVQLATDPKEYFSHHKTISVLNQAEFKNGDTGEKLQFMYENGLKKTKAFLIGHLNDGADGYGDYQSADYIILVFAVGGIVSAILKRNKFMLWLLIGLLVQMIPLFSTVDGYYRRVLIAYIFLYIFAAYALYMLISLSHGGKRMVLLTVVSLLGVAQIILNLWQYFTLFPRSSIAQFVFAPGVYAGLQQIPQNADILLYSERFGCDYETFRFLLNGRKCIRYSENMLTEDETKDLVKLYVDSHIPKGLEEPYAAPVYDRDNRIIAVIVR, from the coding sequence ATGAGTAAACTTACAATTAAAGATATCCTTACTGCATTCATTTTAATGATTGTGGCCGCAATCCCGCGTGTCATTTTGGTCGATAAGATCCCACTGGGTATTCACGGTGATGAGGCCTGGACGGCGCTTGATGCACTCAAAATAATCAACGAAGGCCCGATTCCGGCTTACTCCCTCAGCGCTTTGGGACAACCCTCCGGACCGGCTTATCTGACGGCACTCTTTTTCCGCTTATTCGGAACAAGCGTCACAACCCTTCGTCTTTCAATGGCCTTTTTCGGTATTATTACCGTTCCTCTTTTTTATTTTTTCATAAAAAAACTGTACGGATCGACAGTATCGGTTATCATGACGATCCTCTTTTCAAATTCACTTATCCATCTGCATTATTCCCGTATCGGCTTTATGCTGATCAGTGCGCCGCTTTTCGTCATCGGTACACTTTATTTTTTTTCGACATTTTTATTGGATAAAAAATATCGATCGCTCATGTTGAGTGCGGTTTTTTGCGGTTTGGGAATGTACTCATACAACAGCTATATTCTCTTTCCTCCGTTGCTGTTTCTTGCCTTCCTGTATCTGTGGATTATCAGGCGCATAACCTGGAGACATGTCACTGTTTTTATGCTGACATTTTTCGTTTCCGCATCGCTGCTTCTCGTGCAGCTTGCCACGGACCCGAAAGAATATTTTTCACATCACAAAACGATATCAGTATTGAATCAAGCCGAGTTTAAAAACGGTGATACCGGAGAAAAACTGCAGTTTATGTATGAAAACGGACTCAAAAAGACAAAGGCTTTTTTGATAGGTCACCTGAATGACGGAGCAGACGGTTACGGCGATTATCAAAGCGCAGACTATATCATTCTGGTATTTGCTGTCGGAGGAATTGTCTCCGCTATTTTAAAGCGGAATAAATTCATGTTGTGGCTTCTTATCGGGCTGTTGGTACAGATGATCCCCCTCTTTTCGACTGTTGACGGATACTATCGACGCGTACTGATCGCATACATTTTCCTGTACATCTTTGCTGCATATGCACTTTATATGCTCATTTCACTGTCACATGGAGGGAAAAGAATGGTCCTGTTAACGGTTGTATCACTTCTGGGAGTCGCACAAATAATACTCAATCTGTGGCAGTATTTTACCCTGTTTCCCCGTTCTTCAATTGCGCAGTTTGTATTTGCCCCGGGAGTATATGCCGGACTGCAGCAAATTCCCCAGAATGCAGATATTCTCTTGTATTCCGAACGTTTCGGCTGTGATTATGAGACATTTCGCTTTTTATTAAACGGAAGAAAATGTATCCGTTATTCGGAAAACATGCTTACGGAAGACGAAACAAAGGATTTGGTAAAACTATACGTGGACAGTCATATCCCCAAAGGACTTGAAGAACCATATGCAGCACCGGTATATGACCGGGACAACAGGATTATCGCCGTCATCGTACGTTAA
- a CDS encoding TldD/PmbA family protein, protein MFGKEKLKQIAETVLKLSKADQTEVILSVSGNSLTRFANNEIHQNMAWKDLGISVRVIIDKKIGVASTNSFDKRSLKEAVEKATELAKLQEPDPDFVSLPKPEDISDVENDIFFATEGELAEGAHTVIREALSEHLTASGAYANDVSELAVANSLGIFAYHAGSSCNLSTIVMGKSSSGFAADVARNAADVDAQRVAKTAVSKTLQSSDPEDIEPGEYEVILEPQAVSEMMAFFQWYGPNARIYHEKSSYLSEKMGQKVFGENITLIDDPFHELVFPMPFDFEGYPKKKIMFVENGVLRNIAYDSYYAHKYKTENTGHALPAPNTLGPIPLHLYIAPGDKTRDDMIKNVKRGLLVTRLWYVRVLNPKVLNITGMTRDGTFLIEDGNIVKPVKNLRFNQSIPDALHNVVAIENKLTQLASFEGELIGLAPALHIRKWEFSSATLF, encoded by the coding sequence ATGTTCGGTAAAGAAAAACTAAAACAAATTGCGGAAACGGTACTGAAGCTTTCTAAAGCCGATCAGACGGAGGTGATTCTTTCGGTGAGCGGAAACTCATTGACACGGTTTGCAAACAATGAGATCCATCAGAACATGGCCTGGAAAGACCTCGGTATTTCAGTCAGAGTCATTATTGATAAAAAAATCGGAGTTGCGTCTACGAATTCATTTGATAAAAGATCTCTAAAAGAAGCCGTAGAGAAAGCTACAGAACTTGCAAAACTGCAGGAACCTGACCCGGATTTTGTCTCTCTGCCTAAGCCCGAAGACATATCTGATGTTGAAAATGATATTTTTTTTGCAACGGAAGGAGAACTTGCAGAAGGTGCTCATACCGTGATCAGAGAAGCCTTAAGTGAGCATCTGACTGCGTCAGGCGCGTATGCTAATGATGTTTCAGAGCTCGCCGTAGCAAATTCCCTCGGGATCTTTGCGTATCATGCAGGCTCTTCCTGCAATCTCTCAACCATTGTGATGGGGAAGTCATCGAGCGGATTTGCCGCTGATGTAGCTCGTAATGCAGCGGACGTGGATGCTCAAAGAGTTGCAAAGACTGCTGTCAGTAAAACACTGCAAAGCTCTGACCCGGAGGATATAGAACCCGGTGAATATGAGGTTATTTTGGAGCCGCAGGCAGTTTCTGAAATGATGGCTTTTTTCCAGTGGTACGGCCCCAATGCGAGGATTTATCATGAAAAATCAAGCTACCTTTCGGAAAAAATGGGGCAAAAAGTATTCGGGGAGAATATTACTCTGATTGATGATCCGTTTCATGAGCTTGTGTTTCCGATGCCGTTTGACTTTGAAGGGTATCCGAAAAAGAAGATTATGTTTGTGGAAAACGGAGTTTTGAGGAATATTGCATATGATTCATATTATGCCCATAAATACAAGACAGAAAATACAGGACATGCCTTACCGGCCCCGAACACCTTGGGACCAATCCCGCTTCATCTGTATATCGCCCCCGGAGATAAAACACGTGATGACATGATCAAAAACGTCAAGAGAGGACTTCTGGTGACGAGACTGTGGTATGTGAGGGTACTGAATCCGAAAGTGCTTAATATCACGGGTATGACGCGTGACGGGACATTCCTCATTGAAGACGGCAACATCGTCAAACCCGTCAAGAACCTGAGATTCAATCAAAGTATTCCCGATGCATTGCATAATGTGGTTGCGATTGAGAACAAACTGACACAGCTTGCCAGTTTTGAGGGAGAGCTGATAGGACTGGCGCCGGCTCTTCATATCCGCAAGTGGGAATTTAGCAGCGCCACACTCTTTTGA
- a CDS encoding glycosyltransferase family 39 protein — translation MSVSSITKHKLLLVILLLAVFLRIYGLNWDSGYHFHPDERMLIMVTERITFFSQLNPDFFNYGSLPVYILAAVAQLSQSFTQMPIDTYDGLLPVGRLLSTINDLIVVVLIYSIAYNLFKNRAVAAWGSFFYAVAFFPIQNSHFFIVDTFLNLFITLLLFLLLQYQQHPSFRKAVIIGIVYAAALTTKVTPVIFAPVLLFVLFFPKTVHENIFDRIRFLFQKDRFKSLNSIILKNRSTAVLAFTLTTLLFSFLFMPYGYIEWQRFLKDVLLQVRMNSDPYVFPYTLQYIGTLPYLYYLENIFLWGLGPVISVFSLIGIGVWFAQTIHSSSHIKKISVALTKILHSPFTVIFLFYLLYFVIIGKSAVKFMRYMLVMYPFFAVMAGYGASVVMDLYKPHGGFFSRSMLIPRLAVGVSIICFSLLWTLPFLSIYSTKSTRITATEWINNAVPAGSIIAVEHWDDRVPIYDHGKYQYEELTLYDIPDNEFKWNILNEKLERSDYIVIASNRLYIPLQRLQECDEHGRCYPMTGEYYRRLFANERGFVKVAEFTSYPRLTIGNWQLKIIDDHADESFTVYDHPKIMVFKKI, via the coding sequence ATGTCTGTATCCTCAATAACAAAGCACAAACTGCTCTTGGTAATTTTACTTCTTGCCGTATTTTTGCGGATATACGGATTGAACTGGGATTCAGGCTACCATTTCCATCCTGATGAACGGATGCTCATCATGGTAACGGAACGCATCACATTTTTCTCACAGTTGAATCCTGACTTCTTCAACTACGGCAGCCTCCCTGTTTATATACTTGCCGCAGTAGCACAATTGAGTCAGTCATTTACACAAATGCCGATTGACACTTATGACGGATTGCTACCTGTCGGAAGACTGCTTTCTACAATCAATGACCTCATTGTTGTCGTTCTGATTTATAGCATTGCTTATAATCTTTTTAAAAATCGCGCTGTCGCCGCTTGGGGATCTTTTTTCTATGCGGTTGCCTTTTTCCCGATACAAAACAGCCACTTTTTTATCGTTGATACATTTCTCAATCTTTTTATAACCCTTCTTCTCTTTCTTCTGCTGCAGTATCAACAGCATCCTTCTTTCAGGAAAGCCGTAATAATCGGTATCGTTTATGCAGCAGCACTTACGACAAAAGTCACTCCCGTCATTTTTGCACCGGTTCTTCTCTTTGTTTTGTTCTTTCCGAAAACAGTACATGAAAATATTTTCGACAGAATTCGGTTTTTATTTCAAAAAGACCGTTTTAAGTCCCTGAACTCAATAATTTTGAAAAATCGAAGTACTGCCGTATTGGCATTTACCCTTACTACGCTTCTGTTCTCGTTTCTTTTTATGCCTTACGGATACATTGAATGGCAGCGATTCCTAAAGGATGTATTGCTGCAGGTCAGGATGAATTCGGATCCGTATGTCTTCCCGTACACTCTGCAATATATAGGTACTCTCCCCTATCTGTACTACCTGGAAAATATCTTTTTGTGGGGGTTGGGGCCGGTGATTTCCGTATTCAGTCTGATCGGAATTGGAGTATGGTTTGCACAAACAATACATTCGTCATCTCACATAAAAAAAATCTCCGTTGCTTTGACGAAAATACTCCATTCACCGTTTACCGTTATTTTCCTCTTTTACCTACTCTATTTTGTCATTATCGGAAAATCAGCTGTCAAATTTATGAGATATATGCTCGTGATGTATCCGTTTTTTGCCGTTATGGCAGGATACGGAGCTTCGGTCGTTATGGATCTCTATAAGCCGCACGGCGGATTTTTCTCCCGCAGCATGCTCATTCCCAGACTGGCAGTCGGCGTCAGTATTATCTGTTTTTCACTTCTTTGGACGCTTCCGTTTTTGAGCATTTATTCGACAAAAAGCACGCGTATCACCGCTACCGAGTGGATAAATAATGCCGTTCCTGCAGGATCAATAATAGCTGTCGAACACTGGGATGACCGTGTTCCGATATATGATCACGGCAAATATCAGTATGAGGAACTTACGCTTTATGATATACCTGACAATGAGTTCAAATGGAATATTCTGAATGAGAAACTGGAACGAAGTGATTATATTGTCATTGCTTCAAACAGACTGTATATCCCCCTTCAGCGGCTGCAGGAGTGCGATGAACACGGGAGATGCTACCCTATGACCGGAGAGTATTACCGCCGCCTGTTTGCGAACGAACGCGGATTTGTAAAAGTAGCTGAGTTTACCTCATATCCCAGATTGACTATCGGAAATTGGCAACTCAAAATCATTGACGATCATGCTGATGAGTCTTTTACCGTATATGATCATCCGAAAATAATGGTGTTTAAAAAAATATGA